GATTCCCGCGCCATAAATTTTATGGTTCTTCAGTGCAGTATACAAATCCTCCTCATTCACGATTCCACCGCGGGCACAATTGATCAATATCGCCGTAGGCTTCATTTCATCAAAGACTTTTTTGCTGATAATATTCCTTGTGGAAGGCAATATCGGCAGATTTAACGAAAGATAATCCGCATCCTTTACAAGCTCGTCAATGCTTTCCGCCCATTCGTACTTTTCGGGCAATTCCACTTTTTTGTAAATCGGGGGGTCATATACCTTCACGTTCATATCAAAGGCCGCGACACACTTTTGCGCGATCAGCCTTCCGATTCTTCCAAAGCCCGCAATCGCCAAATTCTTCCCTTTCAGTTCAAGCCCTCCGCAGCCCAGGCTTACCGCATATCCCGTCAGCGATATTCCCTCGACGCACAAATCCTTGTTTTTCATCTTTCTGTCGCAGATCACCAGCTTTTTGCTCAGGGCCATCATCATGGCGATGACATGTTCCGCCACAGAATTGCTGTTGGCGGTGGGAGTATTGACAACTTTTATCCCCTTGCCAAAAACAAAATCCAGATCTATGTTGTCAAGACCGATCCCATGGCGGCCCACAACCTTTAAACGATCGGCCGCCTCAATTACTTCATCGTACATCTGCGAGCTTCTGATGATGACGGCATCCATGCCTTTGATTGATTTCACCAGTTCTTCCTTACTGGTATTCTTCGCAACAAAG
This window of the Ruminococcaceae bacterium BL-6 genome carries:
- a CDS encoding D-3-phosphoglycerate dehydrogenase, translating into MKVLLSEKIDEAGIRLLKEHAEVFVAKNTSKEELVKSIKGMDAVIIRSSQMYDEVIEAADRLKVVGRHGIGLDNIDLDFVFGKGIKVVNTPTANSNSVAEHVIAMMMALSKKLVICDRKMKNKDLCVEGISLTGYAVSLGCGGLELKGKNLAIAGFGRIGRLIAQKCVAAFDMNVKVYDPPIYKKVELPEKYEWAESIDELVKDADYLSLNLPILPSTRNIISKKVFDEMKPTAILINCARGGIVNEEDLYTALKNHKIYGAGIDVYSPEPPLKENKLFELDNIILTPHVAASTKESAAAMALEVAHGVIDVLNGKKPYNLVKPKK